The stretch of DNA ATCCCAGGCAAAGCAGGATATAAGAGAGTGCAAGGACGGATACCCTGTGCATACTGGCGGTAATTCTCCAGTAAAATATCCCTGCCAGTGCCGAGACAAAACCCATCAGTCCCAGGAAAAGGCCGCTGAGAAGTGCATGATTCGAAAATATTCCTCCGGCCTGTACTGGCCCGGCGGTGTTGATGATATCAGCTATCAGGTACGGCAGTTTTGTCGGCAGTAAAAAGAACATAACCATGCTCAGGAACAAAGTTGCATATACCAGACCAATTTCAAAAAGCGGAGTGGTATATCCTGTTTTTTTCCCGGAAACATGTATAGGATTCTCAACTTTATCGACGGGTCTCCCGGAACCAGCATTTTGGATCGGTTCCGGTTCCCTCAGCGGCTCTCTCATCGTCACAAGGACACCTGCGAGGATCACGATTCCGAGGAGGTAGATTAAAAACGACATTCTCCACGAAATTGTGGCGAGTATTCCTCCGCTGGTCTCAAGAATCAGGACGCCTATTCCCATAGAGGCAGCCTGGTACCCGAGGATTTTTGCACGTGCGATTCCCGTATAGTAATCCGTGATAAGAGCACTTGTTGTGACGGTTATCCCGGCGATTCCTATGCCGAGGATGATTCTTCCCGCAAGAATTGCCGAAAGCGAATTAAGAAAAAATCCCGAAACCCCTGCAAAGGAAAATATAAGCAGGGAAGCAGAAAGTACAGGTATCCTCCCTGTCCTGTCCGATAAGATTCCGATAAAGAAACCGCTGAACGCGATTGCGAGCGAAGGGAGGGTGATTATCAGGGAGACCATTGCTTCCGAAGCATCGGGGAACGATTCGCTGATTAAGGGGAGCGCAGGAGCGACTGCTGCACCGCCCATGAGGATGAGCATGGATGAAAGAAGCAAAAACGCAGTCGTCCATTTTGAAGGTTTAAACTTTGTTTGCTTGAATATTGAGAGGATTTGTGAATTTTGCATCCTTACACGTTAAGATCATTTTGTTAAATAGCTGGTGCTCCCGGAATGAATAGCAATACTTTGAAATATTTGGAGGGTGCAGGAAGGATGATTTCATAAAGTGATTCACGGATGGATCATGTTCTCACGCAAAATCCAAAATCATCTCAATGTAAATTATATTCTTATGGCAACCGATGATGAAACGATAACGATAAGCCATGAAACCCGGATGAAACTTGCCAGACTGCGGAAGGTAGGCCAGTCATACGATTCCCTGATTTCGACTATGGCGGATCAGGTGATGGAAACGTCAGAATATGGTGAGGGCTGGGATGTGGAAAAGATTGACAGCAACATGAAAAAAATCCGGGAGACAAGCACTTTTACACCTTTGAAAGCGATTCCGCGAAGGTGAGATAAATCTCAAACTTTGAGATCGTCCTGAGTAAAAAGGCAATCAAGTACCTTGACTGGATGACGTATCTGCCTGTACGGATTGAAAATAACAACGATTGGATCAACCGCAAAAAATATTTGATTCGGGGCGACAGATAAAAGAGTACATGCGGACCGTAGAGATATCAGATTCAATATACAATGAAATAATGTCCCGGAGAAAAGGCAGGGAATCAATAAGCAAGACCATAGAGCGGGAACTAAAACCGATCGAAAAATGTGCGGCAGTTAAGGAATTAGAAAAATTAATGAAAGAACCACGTTATAAACTTTCAGATGTAGAAAAAGAATTAGGCATTTAACAAGACTTGATCCAATTGTGGTACTCTTTTTCAGTCATTATCTTTAGAACTATTGCATGTCTGTCTGGTTTTGTTCCTTCAATCACATAAATCGCGACATGGTTATAAGGGATGTGTAAACGCCAGTAATCCTTGCAGTTTCCTTTCAATTCGTGTTTGTTACATGAGTTTATATTTACAAATAAATATTCTTCAAGGCACATTTTAAGCTTAATAATAACGTTTTTGCTGATTGATGGGTTTTTCTTAAGATATACCTTTACACTACGATTAATTTCAATCATATTACCCGCTTGAATAATTATATAGAGGCTTTACAATAATTATCTATTGGATAATTGAGAATTTCGCCCGTATAAACGGATCTCCATGATCTATACTTTTTCGTGCTTTCTCCTTACCCCGTGCCAGGAAGGGTTTATTCTCCCTGTGACCAGATCATCTTTCGGCTTGCCTTTGTTCGTGAAACGGGTTATGTCCAGACTTTCAAAACATCTAATATGGGACAAAGGCTAAACCCCCCACTAAATTTAAACAGAATTCTTAAACTCGTAATGTGTGCAGGATGAAAGTGAGCAGAATTAACGAGATTTCGTTAATACAGAATACCTTTATGATTTCATGAATTCAAAGCATTCAACATGGAACTTCAATTAGTCTTTAATCTTATTCTTCTATATCTAACATTGATTTTAACTCTCTTTGGTCTCGCTAGTTTAAT from Methanolacinia petrolearia DSM 11571 encodes:
- a CDS encoding MFS transporter; this encodes MLLSSMLILMGGAAVAPALPLISESFPDASEAMVSLIITLPSLAIAFSGFFIGILSDRTGRIPVLSASLLIFSFAGVSGFFLNSLSAILAGRIILGIGIAGITVTTSALITDYYTGIARAKILGYQAASMGIGVLILETSGGILATISWRMSFLIYLLGIVILAGVLVTMREPLREPEPIQNAGSGRPVDKVENPIHVSGKKTGYTTPLFEIGLVYATLFLSMVMFFLLPTKLPYLIADIINTAGPVQAGGIFSNHALLSGLFLGLMGFVSALAGIFYWRITASMHRVSVLALSYILLCLGFVMMGLSGSLLPAGIAVIIIGAANGLIIPTLLSWLMSVTPRPIVGKVMGGWSVSLNTGQFCSSLAVVPVFAVVGSYAGLYASFGILAGLIGVFYLAQYLRMKFSSPGKPTVQRN